A section of the Lynx canadensis isolate LIC74 chromosome A1, mLynCan4.pri.v2, whole genome shotgun sequence genome encodes:
- the GPR183 gene encoding G-protein coupled receptor 183, which produces MMDTKMDNNFTTPSAATQESDCDLYSHHNTARILMPLHYSIVFIIGLVGNVLALVVIVQNRKKINSTTLYSTNLVISDILFTTALPTRIAYYALGFDWRMGEALCRITALVFYINTYAGVNFMTCLSIDRFFAVVHPLRYNKMKRIEHAKGICIFVWIVVFAQTLPLLIKPMSKQEEERTTCMEYPNFEETKSLPWILLGACFIGYVLPLLVILICYSQICCKLFKTAKQNPLTEKSGVNKKALNTIIFIIVVFVLCFTPYHVAIIQHMIKKLQSPDLLECSQRHSFQISLHFTVCLMNFNCCMDPFIYFFACKGYKRKVMKMLKRQVSVSISSAVKSAPEENSREMTETQTMIHSKSLNGK; this is translated from the coding sequence ATGATGGATACAAAAATGGACAACAATTTTACTACACCCTCTGCAGCAACTCAGGAAAGTGACTGTGACCTCTATTCACACCACAACACAGCCAGGATACTAATGCCTCTGCATTACAGCATTGTCTTCATAATCGGGCTTGTGGGAAATGTGCTAGCCTTGGTTGTTATtgttcaaaacaggaaaaaaatcaactctaCCACCCTATATTCAACAAATCTGGTGATTTCTGACATACTTTTTACCACTGCTTTGCCTACACGGATAGCCTACTATGCACTGGGCTTTGACTGGAGAATGGGTGAGGCCTTGTGTAGGATAACTGCTCTCGTGTTTTACATCAACACATACGCAGGTGTGAACTTCATGACCTGCTTGAGCATTGACCGGTTCTTTGCTGTGGTGCACCCTCTGCGATAcaacaagatgaaaagaattgAACATGCAAAAGGCATTTGCATATTTGTCTGGATTGTAGTATTCGCTCAAACACTCCCACTGCTCATAAAACCTATGTcaaagcaggaggaagaaaggactaCATGCATGGAGTATCCGAactttgaagaaacaaaatctctTCCCTGGATTCTGCTGGGTGCGTGTTTCATAGGATACGTGCTCCCTCTCCTCGTCATTCTCATCTGCTATTCTCAAATCTGTTGCAAACTCTTTAAAACTGCCAAACAAAACCCACTGACTGAGAAATCTGGTGTAAACAAAAAGGCTCTcaacacaattatttttataattgttgtgtttgttctctgtttcACACCTTACCATGTTGCAATTATTCAACACATGATTAAGAAGCTTCAGTCTCCTGATTTACTGGAATGTAGCCAAAGACATTCGTTCCAGATTTCTCTGCACTTTACGGTATGTCTGATGAACTTCAATTGCTGCATGGAccctttcatatatttctttgcaTGTAAAGGGTACAAGAGAAAGGTTATGAAGATGTTGAAGCGTCAGGTCAGTGTATCAATTTCCAGTGCCGTGAAGTCAGCCCCTGAAGAAAACTCACGTGAAATGACAGAAACTCAAACAATGATACATTCCAAGTCTTTAAATGGAAAGTAA